The sequence tggtacttcAGCCATTCTAATGTCCGggatacgttacctatcagtcctctgtgttaaacaattctacgtgctggatcattctgtaatcctgacactggagtaggagaggttcacccactggaagcgggatcctggtcttgggtccagggtggatggAGGACGGTGaattcccagccaagctgtaactctGGACGTGTGGACTGcactgctgatggtgtctggtggagtgcttggagtcctcagtgagCACATGGGGCATcccttggcagaggtactcaaCCGGGGGACAGGAAGCTCTGTTACAGAGAGGAATAGGTGGATGTGATGGGGATGGTTGGATGTAATTTGTAGTGAAGGAGTGATGGGTGGGAGTGATGGAGTGAGGGAGGCTTGATGGGTGAGAGTGAGGAGATATGGGTAGGAGGGATGAGTGGGAGCAATGGGGAGAAGGATGGGTGAGCGTGATGAGAGGATGAGGTGAGAGGGAGCATGAGTGGAAGAGGAGAAAGGGATTTGTGATGGGTTGGTACAATAGGAGGAGATGAAGACAGAGTTCCCCgtataaaaaaagattttgaactgtggagctctgtgcatTGTTTTCATACATATTATCACAATTCTAATTAAAAACATTGCTGCCTACCATTGGTGGTGTGGCATGGGATTGACTATAACCAGAACCAGATTAAGAACATAGGCAGAGCGCCAGATTGAGGGCCCCCTCCAAGAGCCCTTTGCTCTGTTTCTGTGATTGGTGTGTGAAGGCATgtgtagtgactgagtgtgtggaggaggctgagagctgtatggggggagggggtctgagTGTGTCtaacattgtgtatctgtgtatgtgtctgcgagtgtgtgtgttcATTTCTgactgagagtgtctgtgtctctggcattgtgtatctgtgtatgtgtctgagcaTCCTTGGGTAGgaatgtgtgtacctgtgtctggGGGCGTATGTGTGTGAGATAACTCAACTTTAGAGTTGAGTGAATCCGATCTGTAAAGTTCGGGtgcgtaccgaacattacgattttttgacctcgaacccggacatttcagtaacagtttgagttcggtgttcggccctacataacaatgagagggggacctactgtcctcccccccggcgcccacccctgagcggtgggtgggggccctaaataagattgaggggggggaacctactgtcctcccctacgggccccacccctgcacggcggctgggggccctacataacaatgaggggggacctattgtcctccccccagcccccacccctgcgtggcaggtgggggccctaaataacaatgagggggggacctactgtcctcccccctggccccctaccctgcgcggtgggtgggggccctacataacaatgagggggggggacctactgtctttccccccaacccccatccctgagcggtgggtgggggccctaaataagaatgagggcgggaacctactgtcctgccccccggcccccacccctgtgcggcggatgGGGgtcctacataacaatgagggggggacctaatgtcctcccccccggcccccacccctgagcgttgggtgggggtcctacataacaatgaggggggacctactgtcctccccccccggcccccatcactgcgcggtgggtggggggtgggggtcctaaataagaatgagggcgggaacctactgtcctccccccgacccccacccctgtgcggcggttgGGGgtcctacataacaatgaggggggggacctactgtcctccccccggcccccacacctgagcggtgggtgggggccctacataacaatgagggggggacctactgtcctcccccccggcccccatccctgcgcggtgggtgggggccctaaataagaatgaggggttaacgttcaatctgctctgggtactgctgctgaccgtttcaagcattatgctgatacacgtcgaggtgccaaccctgtttaccaagtgagTGAGAAGGTTTGGTTATCTTCTCGCAACATCAGGCTCCAAGTCCATAGCAtgcgggtgggggcctaaataacaatgagggggggacctactgtcctcacccagGCCCctacacctgagcggtgggtgggggccataaatcacaatggggggacctactgtcctcctccccggcccccacccctgggcggtgggtgggggccctaagacaaatccccccccaccctaaaaataatgaggggggaataaaattactaacctgtaaataaaaataaaacttaccatttgatgtcttctttcttctaaaatcttcatttttcagccccaaaaaaggcgaaataaaaaaccataatacccgtcgaacttaaaataaaaaaaaataatccgagCATGAAAACAgacgaaaagggaaaaaaaacctgacgcaaaaaataataatccatcttcacccatggagggctcctctcagactgagctctgcagggcgggggaaggcttataaagctttcctatggacgctctgcgtgatggaggcattaaACGCCTCCAGTgccgcagatgcgcctctagtggctgtcaggaagacagccactagaggctggcttaaccccaaatgtaaacatagcagtttctctgaaaatatgtactatactatactatgtttacagcaggcagggttacccctagagggaccttgcacccagaccacttcattgagctgaagtggtctgggtgactatagtgtcccttagctATTTGCCGGCTGGTCGCAGATTTTAACCATCTGGTTCGAATTTTCAGGTTTCTGGCAACTTTTGGCCTGCAAAAAATTCAGACACATTTGGAGCATGTTTTGCAAAATCTGGATATTGTTAAACAGTGTGAACAATGTCATGATTTTTCAGTCCGAATGGCTCTGTATGCAGTCATTCGGTACGAGGTGCAGCCATTCGGTACGAGGTGCAGCCATTCGGTACGAGGTGCAGCCATTCGGTACGAGGTGCAGCCATTCGGTACGAGGTGCAGCCATTCGGTACGAGGTGCAGCCATTCGGTACGAGGTGCAGCCATTCGGTACGAGGGAATTTGAAGTTTATTGAACCTttctgtttcaatgggagcattTTAAATGTATCTGGTTTAAATATATTTAGAGAGACTGACAGAATAATATCAATCTATTTTCTTATCCCATAGGATCTCAGCATCCCAGGAAGAATTCCATTTCGACACATCAATTACAAGGGGTAAGAGATAAAATTACCTTCAAATTTTAATCTGTTAACAGAGAAATAATGTGAGATATGtatgttttctttttgtattaaaaCATCTGTGAaggaaataaatttaaataatatcaaattaaaaaaacaccctTATCTGCATATTTAATGTAAGGCCTCTTTATTAGTCCTGATACAGACAGTAACAGCGGGTATTTATACATGAATAAAGGTGGTACTTATTGCTGGGACTGATCTTCAGGTGTCAATGTTCAATATCATTCTCTATCAAAACCAAGAATATTACCGCATGAAGGGTGGACAATATTTTTTGAGATGTGCTTAGGATGCATGTACAGATAACAAGTAATGGAAATAGTAGGGGTATGGGGTGGTGagttaaagtttatttaaaaggtTACTCAAACCAATAATAATGTCACCATTACCTTCCAAATACCGAATTTTATCCTGGCCAAGTTCCCCCGGCAGCCTAGCCCTCCTAAGTGACACCACTCCTGCTCACATCAGCAGGAGGAATATCAGGGAGGCTGGGGAGGACATACTGCCATTGATCACCAGTCACCATCATACTATGTGTGCCGGTCACAGGTGTCCAGTAtgtacagaatttacattagccagcCGAGTGTTCCAAACTGCTAATGGTgggatatatatctatatgttcaGTTTTTGGAGTGTTTTAGTGAGAAAACTAGTAGAATGTCAACTGCGCCAGATTGATCCATCGATAAACTTGGCTATTTCCTTGTGAGTCACAGTAGCTGGGGCCAACTGAGGTGTGCAAGGGCTCCAGTGATGGTCAGAGGTGCGAGAAGTGACAGCCGCCAGTAGCTTCTTGTTAtatgcaaaagggtaataagcgctctcttctcaagggtgagcagcagttcaccaacaaggtgttccctctaccttgtgataaatggacagataaaatagaaaggtgaacagcgctagagatcagaaattgtacatacgtttagtagaaatactggccagcggagtaacttaaaaaaaaggagaaacaaagatacaaataatggtacagtatgtatgaacgatataattccacaagaacaaatgggttatattcacactcacactttgaggagctatatcagctcggtgttgagagcttggacggaataatccccgtctatggatttcttgaggttccagatcgttggtgagtttataggtgtaagtaatcgttatatgaaaaacaagagtaaaatacgccacatggtctagtacgtaaatataaaatattgtagtaagagtagatgatcctacttacatatactagagcaacgacctgctctagtttggagaatttcaggtggaataatccccacctcgggatatagtggacccaggtatagcagcaaagcagtattaaataggaaggaggacaaaaaaaatgactggatagtttaaaaattatatatactttaatacaataagtaaaaagtgaataatacactataaaaccagtcctgtataaaagtccaaaattcttcctcacttgacgcgtttcgccgaagctttctcaaaagtgaatgcttgCTGCTTGGGGTCCTTGAGATTATATACCTTCTCTGATGATGAAAATCGATTCTGCTGTGCATATTTCCTCATTTCCTGTTTTCAGCAAGATAGCATAGACAGGAAGTTCTCcggacgccatcttggatgtgggcaatttGTGGGAAAGTTCAAAAATAGGAATCAAAGGTatacaataacataataacatattggATCAGATAGAAACTTGAATAATTACAGATATGGGCACACATAGGGTATATGATAGTGGAAATCGATTCTATTATGTGTATTTCCTCATTTCCTATTTTTGAACTTTCCCACaaattgcccacatccaagatggcgtccgGAGAACTTCCTGTCTATGCTATCTTGCTGAAAACAGGAAATGAGGAAATATGCACAGCAGAATCGATTTTCATCATCAGAGAAGGTATATAATCTCAAGGACCCCAAGCAGcaagcattcacttttgagaaagcttcggcgaaacgcgtcaagtgaggaagaattttggacttttatacaggactggttttatagtgtattattcactttttacttattgtattaaagtatatataatttttaaactatccagtcattttttttgtcctccttcctatttaatactgctttgctgctatacctgggtccactatatcccgaggtggggattattccacctgaaattctccaaactagagcaggtcgttgctctagtatatgtaagtaggatcatctactcttactacaatattttatatttacgtactagaccatgtggcgtattttactcttgtttttcatataacgattacttacacctataaactcaccaacgatctggaacctcaagaaatccatagacggggattattccgtccaagctctcaacaccgagctgatatagctcctcaaagtgtgagtgtgaatataacccatttgttcttgtggaattatatcgttcatacatactgtaccattatttgtatctttgtttctccttttttttttaagttactccgctggccagtatttctactaaacgcatgtacaatttctgatctctagcgctgttcacctttctattttagcTTCTTGTTATATACAGACCGAAGGCTGCTGGGATAGATGATGCCAGTGCCTAGTGGTCAAGACTCTGTGCATTAtgatagagcagtgtggctgcaagTGATGATGCCAGTGCCCAGTGCCAGCCCAGGAAAGTTTTTGGGAGGCTGTGGCACAgtgggtgtgtgtcagtatacatatgtgtatcaatgtgtgtttgtgagtcagtgtgtatttTTTGAGTCATACAAAGGTTTAATATTAATAaccatatgcacacatatatatatatattaagtattctaaacatatatagatatgtatatgtatttttatgtttataaaatattcattaataataatataaacatatacatacattagAGGAAAAACAAAGATAAATACAAGGTTAAATACAGATGTTTAATTTTAAGGTTTGGGGTGTTCCTTTACCGGTCTAGATGGCAGACAAACCCCCAATATTaagtttattttctatatttcccTATTAGCAAGGTCTTTCTCCCTCTCTGTCAGGTCCGGGGAGATTGACAGGGACGACAGTCTCCCTTCCTCTCCATCTGACATTATCACATGTACAACTATTTCTGTGAATACGCCAACCAATCAAATGCAGCGATCACCCTGTAAAATGCTTATCCTGCCATTAGAGTTAAACATTTTACAGGGTGATGTgtaaggatttctgccgccctaggcaaacaaaaaattGTCACTCCCATGTGCTCTGCCCACCTTGTGACACCATaatgccctacccatatgatctgccatatgagccacgccagtgctgcacacagtgtgtgtttacattaaaaagcctgcagggacagactttagacaccagaaccactacattgagctgtagtggttctggtgactatattgtccctttaatgtgaggtaaattagagattagtcccattaataatatactggattgcctacttaccaccagatgaggccAAGAGGATAATGATGGCCTCTGGCTGCtttctggctccactggtctggtgttaaaacaggctctctggagtcagtgctcacaaaaatcaacgaacaggaagcagctccatttttggggcacCTTACACAGATCACGGTTTGGGCCCCTCAGGGTacgaccgtgagtatgcctacaagacccattcataagtccacctacatggcccacccatgagttcgctcacggggagtggtgtgtatgtgtgtaggggatgtgttatagtacaggatgtaatgtgtgtgtgttcttatgaaatgtagtgtatagggatgtagtgtgtgtgtgtgtgtgtgtgtgtatatgtgtgtgggatgcattgtgtgaatctgtgtttgtatatgtaagtgatgcaaggtgtgtttctgagtatgtaatgtatgtaaggggtgcattgagtgtgtgtaagagatgcattgtttctgtgtgtgtaagagaagcagtgtgtgcttGTTTGCCTAAGGGATGCATGGTGTGttttgtatgtaagggatgcagtgtgtgtaatggatgcattgtgtgtgtgtgtgtgcatgtgtgtgtgtgtgtagggatgcattgtgtgtttctgtgtgtgtgtgtgtgtgtagggatgcattgtgtgtttctgtgtatgtataatgatttattgtgtgtatgtgtagtgtagtttagtagacatgcaagtaggggcataatttactaatacgaagtattttttacttagtattagtaaatgtggctgaaagaccaatttaggtctttcagccttttagtagatagctccctgataccgtgggaattagggagttatctactaagcggctgcaagatgcagcctcggcaatgaataggatcggagtttcattcattagaatgaaattccgatctgaacaaagtcccgaattgtgtcctaacaccaatggagaaactgttctcattctgttacgACGAAATTTGGTAGTTTCTCCGGTGTTCTGTCTAAGTGGCAGGACGTTcaggaaaagtgaaaggaggctttgcgggaacacagatcaaaggtgagaattctgggaaaatttctctgaccaccggaaatgaagcgcGCTTTGCTCCtgcgctggtcagagatggtcatgGCGAAGGAATTatgttatgttttaaagaaaactagagcagaccggaagaaatgaagaacagatcctgagagaagaggaatcgattaaagaaaggcaaGTTCAGAATGACAGCGCCGCTTTAATTTGATTGCTGGTATCACTAACACATTTAATAGTCGTGGACCTGTTCCCTTGGTAGATTTGTGTTAACTAGGATTAATATGGTAAATTCACACTGCGATAAAATATCACATCACAAATCCAAAGGGTTTATAGGAGCTTGAAGAGTAAACAAGGCCATGTAGGTGATGTGTTTGATCACTTACAGTAAGTATAGCTTTGTACATCAGACATGATCAATATTGGGATATGTTACtaagttacttttttttatgtttatcccAGTTTGTTAGTGAGAAATACAGAGTTGGGATTTTCTCCAGATCAGCGGAGGAGGAATACTCCTGGCTGCAGACCCTGCTCAGATCTAAGGGGTTCAGGGATCGGGTTCAGGAGGTCAGACCCTGTTACATCTCTAACTCCGGGTACCGACAGTTCACACAGAATGTGTCTCAATGCACGTTTGGGATTCTGTATCACACCAAGAACAGAGGGAGGATTAATATCACTGATGTGACGGACTCTCTGTACGACAAAGAGCTGGAATATCTGTCTGAGAAACTAGGTAAGACATACATTTGTTCCTGCATAACATTGAGCATCTTTTGCATTACTTCTGACTAATAAATTATATAATCAAGAAGATACAACCAAATACGTACAGTGCGGAAAAGAAGAGTACCACCATAGTAACACCTAATAAAGAAACAGGTTTCACCCCTAAGGATCTTCAGAGATACTATGCCAGGTCTTTTCTACAATAGCCCAGGAGTGCCGTTATCTAAATCGACTTTTCAAGTCTGCTGCTtgcagggtcctctgttcaatTTCTTACTCTATATTGCCTTCTGTTATGGTGTTACTATGAGATATATCTGCCGCTTTGGGGCAGTTTTAAATGTTTCATTGTTACGGTACAACATTGCAACTTGGCCACTGTGTAAAATAACCATGTTCATATTGTTTTCTCAGGGAcatttatttatagttttaaagggacactatagtcaccagatccactttagcttaatgtagttgttctggtgagtataatcattgccttcaggcattttaatgcaaacactgcctttttagagaaaattgattcaatgcatctctgtcagGAACAGCACGGGGATCCAATACGCAGAGTGCAAATAGGAGAAcatttaccgggccttagaatggccggactaacgttggaaaggacagagaatagtcagggacaagccaaggtcaagggagccagaaaacaggtaaGCGAATAAACAAGCTGAGTCAAAGTGAAGGAGAACACAGAATAGTCAAAACCAGAGCCAAGTCAAATACCAATAAACCAAACCAGAGTAGGCACTATAGGGAATAATCAAGCTTGAGCCACCACAGGGCAATGATTCATTGCAAATTATTCCTTTTTATAGCTTGGCTCTTTAAGTGATGGCCACACCCCCAAAACGTCTGAATTGGAAGGTTTTGGCGGGCTGTGACATCATCGACGTCATGACGTTGGAGTGCATGCGCCGCCTCATAAAAAGGGGCGGAGCTACCGCGCCCAGCGTCCGGACGGAAGAGATGAGAGGAGGGAGTGTGAGGAGTGTCTCCATCTGGTGGGAGAAGACTGACAGGCTGGATCCCTGCCTGGGCAATGGCAGCAGGTACCCAggcaatctctatgaggaggtgctgattggttaAAATGGCGTTAGGACCTACCCCCATCCTTGCTTATTTCAGCcatcccaatgctttccctacgggaaaacattggattggctaaaaataataaattctgatgatgtcaccaaagagtagacatgtgcaattttaaTTTGgtccaaattaaaattcggcgaaatttcaggtaattcggacattcgggtgcttccgaatgtccgaatagttgaattgccgaagttgcagaagtgtcaaagtgccgaagttccgaagcacagtattgccacagtaatatacttacccagtgaaagaagaagaatgttacactgtatacaatttcaaataaaaagtatacaaacatagccaggattcagctgtaagcatgtgcaacacttacaacaatcaagtaacatacatttatataaaatgtaagttacttagccagtcaatgttaTGACAgggatgaataagtagataactccctaattcccacggtattagggagctatctactaaaaggctgaaagacctaaattggtctttcagacaaatttactaatactaagtaaagattacttagcattagtaaattatggcatgtctattaaacagtgagcagactgtggctgctcactgtaaaaaaaaaaaagggcccccacccgcgaagtgcgagtgggggcttttaaactaaaggggggacctattacccccctgcccccacccctgagcggcgggtggtggccctaaataaaaattgtggggggggacttaatgtcctcccaccctggcccccaccctgagcggtgggtgggggccctaaacaagaataaggggggggctaatgtcctcccccttggcccccacccctgagccgtgggtgggggggggccctaaacaagaataagggggggaacctaatgactgagctctgcagggcgggggaaggcttataaagctttgacccgccctgcaattaggctcagagcactctgattggtgggtttaagccatccaatcggagtgctctgacaggtaaatgaagagactgacaggtaagtctctacatttacctgtcacagcactctgattggttggtttgaaatccaccaatcagagtgctctgtgtcattttacacagcgagggaaagttctttggaattttaccacgctgtgtaatttgactcataactctctgattggttactgctcactgtttactagacatgcccctactcgcggtatagtaagtaggggtataatttactaatactatgtaaTCTTTActttaaattggtctttcagccttttggttgataactccctaataccgtgggaattagggagttatctatcaaGCGGCtacaacaaaagtcccgaaatgccggagttccgaagttgacgaagttctgaagtgtctaagatccgaagtgccgaagtgacgaattgccaaag is a genomic window of Pelobates fuscus isolate aPelFus1 chromosome 8, aPelFus1.pri, whole genome shotgun sequence containing:
- the LOC134571373 gene encoding uncharacterized protein LOC134571373; amino-acid sequence: MASGELPVYAILLKTGNEEICTAESIFIIREVSIALYIRHDQYWDMLLSYFFLCLSQFVSEKYRVGIFSRSAEEEYSWLQTLLRSKGFRDRVQEVRPCYISNSGYRQFTQNVSQCTFGILYHTKNRGRINITDVTDSLYDKELEYLSEKLGKKKVVVVIDDLKDSGSEQKIRILENQPSIGRLAQNLILIGSKDKMSNKTDIISHRDLFANSM